One segment of Rosa chinensis cultivar Old Blush chromosome 6, RchiOBHm-V2, whole genome shotgun sequence DNA contains the following:
- the LOC112169613 gene encoding pentatricopeptide repeat-containing protein At1g77170, mitochondrial isoform X1 → MSNYFSLYRTQSSDFITRFIHHISQTKNQSAVKKLHAHLLTTGLLIISPHFHAKLILSYTKCLPQHNLQTLTHFFKCMKPKSELPFNVLMADFCRNGFSFLALKTLSFMHSSGVPIDTYALCSSLTAASSIKDVGFGRKIHAHVVKSGWCSSVFVGSALIDLYAKSLVIGDAGQVFDEMPLRNTVCANALLSGYGDAKLWTEAVELIRKMPALSLEYDHFTLSAALRACAGLAAVELGRQVHGYLMRSVYDVGSDVFLLSSLIEMYGKCGLVAKAQKVFNFDGKGEGKRDVVMWTSLLGVCGRNGYYKEVLELFKDMLMEGISPDGVAFVTVISACARTGQLQLGIEYFESMELKFSLKPGPEHYSCLVDLLCRAGELGKAWKLIDEMLNKGHSSCTVPMWGALLNACKDQGDVELGKLAAQWALELNPHNDGIYVLLSNLYARFGMWHEINHLRELMKEKGLRKDVGYSHIEVTN, encoded by the coding sequence ATGTCCAACTATTTCTCTCTATATAGAACACAAAGCTCTGATTTCATTACTCGTTTTATACACCACATTTCTCAAACCAAGAATCAAAGCGCCGTTAAGAAACTCCATGCTCACCTTCTAACAACAGGGTTGCTTATCATATCCCCTCATTTTCACGCTAAACTTATCCTCTCATACACCAAATGCCTTCCCCAACACAACCTCCAGACACTGACCCACTTCTTCAAATGCATGAAACCCAAAAGCGAATTACCATTCAATGTGTTAATGGCTGACTTCTGCCGAAATGGGTTCAGTTTTCTTGCTCTCAAAACCTTATCATTCATGCACAGTAGCGGCGTTCCTATAGATACGTATGCTTTGTGTAGTTCTTTAACTGCTGCATCTTCTATTAAAGATGTTGGCTTCGGTAGAAAGATACATGCCCATGTGGTAAAGTCAGGCTGGTGCTCCAGTGTTTTTGTTGGGAGTGCTCTGATTGACTTGTATGCCAAGTCATTGGTTATAGGAGATGCAGGCcaagtgtttgatgaaatgccgcTGAGAAACACTGTTTGTGCAAACGCACTTTTATCAGGTTATGGTGATGCCAAGTTGTGGACAGAGGCAGTAGAATTGATCAGGAAGATGCCGGCACTGAGTTTGGAGTATGATCACTTCACATTGTCTGCGGCATTACGTGCCTGTGCTGGGCTAGCTGCAGTTGAATTGGGTAGGCAGGTACATGGTTATTTGATGCGTTCGGTTTATGATGTGGGAAGTGATGTGTTTCTGCTGAGTTCATTGATTGAAATGTATGGTAAATGTGGGCTGGTAGCCAAGGCTCAGaaagttttcaattttgatgGAAAAGGAGAGGGGAAAAGAGATGTGGTTATGTGGACTTCATTGCTTGGTGTGTGTGGTAGAAATGGATACTATAAAGAGGTACTTGAACTATTCAAAGATATGTTGATGGAAGGAATTAGCCCAGATGGGGTGGCATTTGTGACAGTCATCTCTGCTTGTGCTCGCACCGGTCAATTGCAGCTCGGCATTGAGTATTTTGAATCCATGGAACTCAAGTTCAGCTTGAAACCAGGTCCAGAACACTACAGCTGTCTAGTTGATTTGCTGTGTAGAGCTGGTGAATTGGGCAAGGCATGGAAGCTCATTGATGAGATGCTTAATAAAGGTCACAGCAGCTGCACTGTCCCTATGTGGGGAGCTTTGCTTAATGCTTGCAAAGATCAAGGTGATGTTGAATTGGGTAAACTGGCTGCTCAATGGGCACTTGAGTTGAATCCTCATAATGATGGTATTTATGTTTTGCTATCAAATTTATATGCCAGGTTCGGTATGTGGCATGAGATTAATCATTTGAGGGagttgatgaaagaaaaggggtTAAGGAAAGATGTCGGATATAGCCATATTGAAGTAACAAATTGA
- the LOC112169613 gene encoding pentatricopeptide repeat-containing protein At2g33680 isoform X2 yields MSNYFSLYRTQSSDFITRFIHHISQTKNQSAVKKLHAHLLTTGLLIISPHFHAKLILSYTKCLPQHNLQTLTHFFKCMKPKSELPFNVLMADFCRNGFSFLALKTLSFMHSSGVPIDTYALCSSLTAASSIKDVGFGRKIHAHVVKSGWCSSVFVGSALIDLYAKSLVIGDAGQVFDEMPLRNTVCANALLSGYGDAKLWTEAVELIRKMPALSLEYDHFTLSAALRACAGLAAVELGRQVHGYLMRSVYDVGSDVFLLSSLIEMYGKCGLVAKAQKVFNFDGKGEGKRDVVMWTSLLGVCGRNGYYKEVLELFKDMLMEGISPDGVAFVTVISACARTGQLQLGIEYFESMELKFSLKPGPEHYSCLVDLLCRAGELGKAWKLIDEMLNKGHSSCTVPMWGALLNACKDQGSVCGMRLII; encoded by the exons ATGTCCAACTATTTCTCTCTATATAGAACACAAAGCTCTGATTTCATTACTCGTTTTATACACCACATTTCTCAAACCAAGAATCAAAGCGCCGTTAAGAAACTCCATGCTCACCTTCTAACAACAGGGTTGCTTATCATATCCCCTCATTTTCACGCTAAACTTATCCTCTCATACACCAAATGCCTTCCCCAACACAACCTCCAGACACTGACCCACTTCTTCAAATGCATGAAACCCAAAAGCGAATTACCATTCAATGTGTTAATGGCTGACTTCTGCCGAAATGGGTTCAGTTTTCTTGCTCTCAAAACCTTATCATTCATGCACAGTAGCGGCGTTCCTATAGATACGTATGCTTTGTGTAGTTCTTTAACTGCTGCATCTTCTATTAAAGATGTTGGCTTCGGTAGAAAGATACATGCCCATGTGGTAAAGTCAGGCTGGTGCTCCAGTGTTTTTGTTGGGAGTGCTCTGATTGACTTGTATGCCAAGTCATTGGTTATAGGAGATGCAGGCcaagtgtttgatgaaatgccgcTGAGAAACACTGTTTGTGCAAACGCACTTTTATCAGGTTATGGTGATGCCAAGTTGTGGACAGAGGCAGTAGAATTGATCAGGAAGATGCCGGCACTGAGTTTGGAGTATGATCACTTCACATTGTCTGCGGCATTACGTGCCTGTGCTGGGCTAGCTGCAGTTGAATTGGGTAGGCAGGTACATGGTTATTTGATGCGTTCGGTTTATGATGTGGGAAGTGATGTGTTTCTGCTGAGTTCATTGATTGAAATGTATGGTAAATGTGGGCTGGTAGCCAAGGCTCAGaaagttttcaattttgatgGAAAAGGAGAGGGGAAAAGAGATGTGGTTATGTGGACTTCATTGCTTGGTGTGTGTGGTAGAAATGGATACTATAAAGAGGTACTTGAACTATTCAAAGATATGTTGATGGAAGGAATTAGCCCAGATGGGGTGGCATTTGTGACAGTCATCTCTGCTTGTGCTCGCACCGGTCAATTGCAGCTCGGCATTGAGTATTTTGAATCCATGGAACTCAAGTTCAGCTTGAAACCAGGTCCAGAACACTACAGCTGTCTAGTTGATTTGCTGTGTAGAGCTGGTGAATTGGGCAAGGCATGGAAGCTCATTGATGAGATGCTTAATAAAGGTCACAGCAGCTGCACTGTCCCTATGTGGGGAGCTTTGCTTAATGCTTGCAAAGATCAAG GTTCGGTATGTGGCATGAGATTAATCATTTGA